The nucleotide sequence tctccattagagttttgggttcctcaccaccgtttgcatactgttttgcactatttgcctggccgggggggctgctttagaatcttaaagttttacttaattaatattgcatataggaatttatagtctgttatatttgacctgtgcttctctctcctttatcttaaatgtgtgctctcactgtgcgtgcgtgtctgtgtgcgtgcgtgtctgtgtgtgtgtgtacttgtctgtgtacgcgtgtgtgtgtgtgcttgtctgtgtgtgtgtgtgtgtgtgtgtgtgtgtgtgtctatgtctatgtgtgttagtacgtgtgcatattgtgtgtgtggagtgttttgtaagtgggtatgtctgtcttctgtgttttcaactttttcttgtttttgcaggtacaactttaattgttttgcttatagtcaaatatgtctcatgtacagctgctttgtaacaatgaaaattgtaaaaagcgctatataaataaagttgagttgagttgagttgagtagtagGCTTTCTAAACTTGGTGCTCAATGTAAAACAGAAGGATACAATTGTCTTTGTCACATCAAGAGGAAAGAAACAGTCAATACAGCATCATTGCAGTGGGACTTTTCCCTAACACAACACTTGCTTACTTGCTTATGACAAACTTAAAGACCAAATAATACAACTTCAATCACACTCTTTCATGTAGCTGGCTCTTTTTCCCAAATAGTCATTAACTCATGTAAAGTATTAaccaaaacacatttgaaaaggCTAGGAAATCACCTGCATGCATATATGACCACATAAGATAAAAATATCTTTGTCTAAGATCATGGAAAAGGAGTAAAAAGAAATTGTCTGGTTTAAAGAtagtaataaattattattacatgTTCTGATTGGTATTTGTATTCCTCCATTTAACATTACAGAGAAAGTTAACCACTACTTGATATTCACAATACTGGAATTTCTCGTGGCCAACACCCTCTCTTTCAGGTTCAGTATCATTCTTTACAATAGATAACAATGCAGCCAACATACATTAGCTGCTGTTTACAGGTTAACAAATGTCTTTGGTTTAGAAATACTGTAAGATAAGAACTCCACGAGGACTGAAATATACTGCAGACCACTCTAGGGAGCAGACTATTGAGGTTTTTAGCCTCCAAAGAATACTGCATCTACTAGTGACTCACCATTCCAACACTGTCCCAACCTAATTTCCAGCAACAAGCAACGTGTCTGTCCACACGAAACACAAGAGTGTTGTGTGATGACACAATCCACCAGaagatattttatgtttaattatACAGAACCAAACATTTCACTGTTAGCGAGGAATGAATGCAGAAAGGATAAAAACAATCAACCGAATATCAAATTGTGGCCGGTGAAACTAAGCCACTAGGGAGAAATGTAGGTGTATCCAAAAGATTaaccatatactgtagatacatACTTCTGCCTTATTGGTGATCCATTGTCTCCTTAAATGTGTTGTTCagacaaaaaaagcaacataacAAGTGTAAACAATTCCCATATAGCTTAAAAAACTGCAATGTAAATGGATGGAAATGTAAAAGACGTTTAAGACCTCCATGGGAATACGCTATTCCAGCATCTCTGTTTATCAAAACAGCTAAATGTTTTAGCTATAAGGGTTATGTTTTTTTGCCATATTCCAGGACTTcatggcctggtttcacagacaaggctttgcttaagccaggactattaGAACATTTAGgtggcttttataaaaatgccttagaaaataCATGATTTTTACTTATgtgatacagtatgtgcatcttgagacaaaacaatggcactgacatattttaaggtATGTCGGGgtaagttattttcagtttagacagctcaagcattcattttagtctgggactagactTGAGCCTTGTCTTTGAAACCGGGCCCATGTGTTTTAAGACTTAATGTGCCGAATCAACGTGATGGATGACGACATTTCAGGAAACGCACCAATCTACAGTTTAATACTGTTCTCGCTCCTCTCCTTTGTTCTCAAGCTCTTGGATGGGCAAAATGTCTGTTTCCGGCTAAAGTCTTCTCTCTCAACATTTTTCACAAAGCTTTGATGTTTGTCATCATCAGGAAAGACTAACCAGCATCTCGTGTTCttaagataaagaaaaactgctgtgagctcAACCTTCCTGTTCACATTGTTGTTGTGCATCATTAAATGGAAAACTGGTTTGTTACGTGCCTGATGTAAACTGCTTGATGTTAAATGGGAGGACCAGTAACATTTAAACGAGACTGCTGGGTATGCGGGAGACCAAAGACACTGAGACAGGAGTACGCAACAATTACTTGCTGTTTAATGGACATGTGAGTGGTagtagaaatgaaagaaaaacttgAGTGCTGCCAAATCAAagaaatgaatataaaaacaattattaacTAAACATCAAAGCATCAGCAATTATGCTCTCAGAACCTTTCTTGTGTTTAATCACTAAGACCAAAACTTAGGATCAAAGACCAGCGCATCAAGCGCTGATTCTGGTTGCGCATACGAGCTAGAAACACTAAAAGGTTATGATCTGTAAACACAAAAAGAGGTCAATTACTTGAACTCAGGAAGACATCGAAATACTGTAAGCCATCAGTAACGCAAAGGTTTCCTTCTCTACAGTAGAGTAATTCAACTGGTGCCTGATGAACTTAACTTCAGAATGTATTTTATGTAACTTAAAAGGAAATTGGACTGATGTTTTACTCATCTTGCATAAGATGTGTCTCTATCTTTCACTTCTCGAGCAATTTCTCAGGAGCTTTGTTAAATGCTAAATGACAGGTAGCTGACTTGATGTGTTGAACATCAGTTGACTGTCAACACATCTCAGTCTCTTTTGTGTCTCATTGTGAAGATGCATCAATACCCAGCAGGAACTGGCATTTACACGAACGAGTCCTTTTACAGCATTaatgttttgaagcatgttcacaaaaatgacattacCAACAACAAACTGATTGACTGACTTAACACAAATTGCATCAGGTTGATACACAAATTTATTACTCTGGATGtacgctctggaatacttgattctgattggccagttgcgacattccaagggttgttattctCAGATAACAACCACTCGAAACGAATAACACccagtaacccggatgctgcaaatcattttgacaggtgcagtttaatattacacaaaattaaatgtaaatatgtcttttaataacatatatgacattatatttacaaatgattaaaccagattgaatgttcgtgacatctgaacgtcgtttcttaccttaaaaccaaaagtaaaccTCACGGAAgatctgcattcagtaaaaatgagctaatcaaatatttcaaattcacatttcatgtccaattTTTCTCTCATGTGgtaagtagccgtgtaataagcaggacaatgtacaagcagccggctgtttccacttcgcgtcgggtcctgatcacactgtcggggattatttctgcgataacaaccggctgcctgtacattatcccttacttaaagagtacattcctcgagatcataaaaaatacatttcatgaagtgtttaattttgccgtgtttgaatgtaagcaatctgccaagttgtaaatccgaaggtgaacgaataacaaagttattagcttataaaaaaggtaatcgactctgaatcacgcgaacaagccatgacctgtccgaatctttaaccacaatgtacctacgtcactagaaaaatccccgcctactgactccgaaaacttaactctctcctccccaaacactgtactagctcgttcgtgacgtgtgcatcatgtctaagagaagctgtgttctatgtagtgaaactaagtcagtcttattttcactaccaaaggaagaacttctgaggaaaaaatggttactatttatttttcaaacgacaccaaaggagtataaaccaaacgttttactttgcgcgcgtcattttaccgaagattgcttcatcaatcttggcgactttactgcaggatacattaaacgtctttccttaaaagatgttgcaataccaactttatttggacctgtaagctccaccgaatcacaacctgtaagtgtgactctttatttttgtctttacttaaaattaaatttgtgtgacgttatctcatgtctgtgtttcgctaacgttaccgttatttttggggttgttactgtttgtttacctaacgttagctataaactcgttgcgctaatgtaagtgttcaaccatattaactcgcaaagtctttatttcaagaactgcgtggtgtactatagttataataacatctgaagatacgaacaccgtacactgtatgccgtgataactaactgttacaagagaagtgtctaaaacagtcctttttcttactggcatctgtataaggattaaagaatgattcgtcagactcgggatcgaactggtaaggtaaaatcgacgccatctctctctatacactgttaatatccaaccacctgcaaaccgtaatacagcagtaatgataggcggtccatttgcgacatatgctgaacgcgtttgaccaatcacagcagactagaccatttgaccaatcacagcagactagaccatctgaccaatcacagcagactagaccatttgaccaatcacagcagactacactatctgaccaatcagatcagactacgctggcggaaaggcggagattacacagatgaatcgcggaacgaataatttgagagtcagtcaagaagtaaggtaataaaaactgcttattattacgaaataatagtatttttacatcatgtatgtacataaacttgttgtcggacactccataaaccaaaataagcccttaaaaataatgaggaatgtactctttaaggtaGAACTAATCATTGAATTTTGCAGCATTTGCCAGATTATTGATCACCAAATCGTTGATATTCAAACTTCAGCAAGATATCTGCTCTACTCTACTGTATACTCTATAGCAAACTGTGGCTGGTGATTTCAcgttttagttcattttagtCTTTTCCTGGCAAACACATCTATGCCTAACTACCAGCAACAAttccaacacattctcactcctgAATCGTCAAATATTGACGTTTGGGCACCACTTCTCGGCGTCGTTTTTAACGCGTGGGGTAttcctttggcgtcgtttttcgacatGCGGGGTACTCCGTTGCTTTCCGTGAGAAACCATCGGCATCCAAGATTTACCGTTACTATGACATTATTTATTGGGTTTGATTTTCAGTTTAACAGTCAGGATAATTATTCAGGCAGTTTGAacaagtaatgtaacagtttatttatcgtagaATGTAAAACACAAGATACAAGCAGTCACCGTGTCTTTCAAAAAATAGAGCCGAAccatcgatttgtatgaggaacagatgcaaAAGCGATCACCATCCACCTTACATCTCAGTTCCAATAAACAGACGTTAAAAAACTGGTGCCAGAACAGTCGTTACGTCAGCTTTGTTTGTGCAATAGCATTGGCTCTCGTGTGTCTCGTTGACCAATCGCGTCATTAAGTCTGCTTTGAAcatgaaacggtattggctatCGTGATCGACTGCGTCATGCTAACGTTTCAGTTTATGTTTGAATGGGAGCTGCTGTCTGCTTGCATTCACGGAAGCAGAGTTCTCCATATAAAGGTCTGCGACGCAAGttgtttgtaatacttttatACTGCGTTTTGGTCTGTTTGTGCAATAAacacctgtgactgtacttttatttgcGTGTTGTGTTAATATGGTTAAgaagtggttaggtttagggtggaGGTGGGATAAAGTGGTCCAAAAACCgtaaatatttatgaaacaaattcTATTTTTACAACTATTTTTACAATTAGTCCGCcatgttggcagagactatttgcactagctctgcccaccaatatgtgattggaatagagaaagcaTAAGAACAACACCATTTTTAACAGCGATTTCAGTGGCGTAAGTCTGTATAGATTGGCACTGGAGACCGGGGTTTGAATCCACCTCTCGTTGAAAACGCTCTATTAcctttttctatcacattacagatcataaaggcattttttcaataaaattgatttaagacttcaaattcatttttattcataaagtttaggtttagggtaaggttaggggtagggctttaatatctcaataagttgccatgattttaatcttttttataaatataatgatttacactctgttattattgcataatgtttaatgcacaacaatatttaggtgcaaatagtaatgttatctgccactatttataagtaccaATAgtatctaactactatttctacttaatccaaagaaaatacagctatttttggttagtgtaaacAGCATACTGCTAAGAAATGCTGGTATTTTCACTTggtgtaaacagaacctactgctatttaaactAAACACGTCTCACTCTGGAGTCTATAGTGAACAACCTAAAGCAACAGAATACCCCGCTCTTCAAAAAACGACATCAAAGAGGTACCCTGCGCATTAAAAAGCAACGCGACGGGCGCTGACTGAACAccaatatgtgacgagtcgtgAGTGAGAACGGGTAGCCAATTCACCACCTCCTCATGCACTCATCAACTATATAAGACAGTTACGTAAACTTTTATACAGTTTCCTAGTTTTCCACAGCCACAGTGATGTATGAGAAAGCGTTTTGGGATTTTGCTCAAATGTATGCCTTTCCtattaaaacaaatgaagatacTACACTGTCAGAACAAACTCATCAGATTTGATCACATAGAATACAGTATGAACAGTCAGTCCcaattaaacaattaaaatgagaaaattaCATCGGAAAGGAATTATGTGTGCAGTGTGTTTTTTCGTCTGTTTTACTGTGACTTAATGCACATAAATTTGGAACATGCAAAATAGCAGAAAAGAGCAAGAGCATACtgtaataattataatttcTCATCATATTGTCTtatgtgtattttaaaaatagaatgagttatataaatatgtattaaacTACGTACTTAAAGAATATGTGTAACTGTATCTAATCTAACCacaaaacaatgaacaaaaatTAGCTAAGCTACATAGCAAAAGTTTTACTGAATGAGAGAAATTTCTGTTTTTAGACCCAAATAAAAACCTATTTGGACCTTTGCTAATGCATTCATCAGATTCACTAAAAAGAACGATTCAGttgaaaagattaattcattaatGATTTGAACATGCCTTCTTTTTACTTTTTAGTGAGTTAAACTAAACGTTGTTTCAagcgtttttattttaatgatgaAATACTGAACGgtaaaaaataaaggaaaatatgCACCACGTCATCAATATAAAATTTATTTAGGTTGCAACCTAAAAAGAGAAATACATGCGTTCATGCTTATCACAATTAAAGCAGAAGTCACCAAATAGACAGTACaatcaaatatataaaagagatttaaaaaacatttatatttacaaacttGCTTGAACAAAAATCTCTTAAATATGAAACGCATGAAAACAGACAACAGGTAAGGTAAACAATGTAGTAGTGGAAATGTTTATACATCATTTTCTGGAGAAATATAAACCATACAGGTTACAAAGAAAACGTTCAAGATTCATCTCATGCCATACTAAAAGCACCACGTGGTTCACTGCAGCTGTGCTAGCAGTGGTTTGCAGTCATCTAAATGTTCCAGGTCTTCGACGGCTTCTATCAGCTTCTCCACTCTCTCGGGAGCCAAAACTGCACCTGCATTGTTACGGAACTTCTTCCGAAGGGTTTCTTCGCAAAGCGGGTTCCTCCAGTGACCATAGAAAGTGTCGCAGCGCCCTCGCAGAACATCTCCACTTACTAAGGTCACCTCCACCTCACCGTACATTATGTTGAAATTGGCTGGGTTGTCGTGGGGGTGCTCCAAGCGGACACGGGAGAGGAGCGCATGGAGTTCAGGCCGTTGGAGGACCTCTGGGTGGAAGGACTGGACCGTCACTTCGCCATCCAACAAAGCAGTGCAGGCGTTAAACTGGAAGGAGTGACGCGCCTCATGCTCTGACTCTGGGAGAGGGCGGTTGATGTATTTGGACACCGGCACCCTCAACAGGATATCTTGCACCACGTTTGGAGAAATGCTGCCCCCTCTGAGGCCGACCAGGGTCTTGTGCACAATGGCGGCCGCATCTGCAATCCAGTGCATTCCGAGGTGGGCGGGAAAACGCTTGAAAGCGATGTCTTGCCTCTCTAGGAGGAAACTGTGGTCTTCCTCCTCCGGGGAACTGATGGGGTGCGGGGCGTAGTCTTCATAGAATGCGCTGAAGCCAGCTACCCCAGGTACTGCATCCAGTACAAGGGGACTTGCTTCAAGCCCACGAGACGCCAACAGGGCTGCTTCAAGACCAAGACGGGATGCATTACCGATGTGAAGTGGTTTGGACTGGGTTGCAGCATTGGCCATTGGTGCCCCTGCTAGTGATGCAGCGATGGCCAGCGCATTACTGCATTGATTGCGATCCAGACAGAGGAGGCGGGCGCAGGCGGCAGCACTACCCAGAGTTCCCACTACACTGGGCGGGTGGAATCTAATGGGTCAAACAGAAAGAGAACGTAGACATTAAAACAACATCTGCAAAATATGAGTGTTGCTTGTCTATGTCTATTTTAGCTTTCATATGAGTCTATTAAACCCCTGCCCCACCTTATGAGCAATAAAAAagtagaataaaaataaaagtaatagcCTTAGCAAGCACCATTAATGTTTTCTTGTTCCCCTTACACAGTATAACCTCCAGATTCTGTCAGTATTTTGAAACGCTGGTGGACCCAGGTGTTTTTCCGAGTACTCAGGAAATAACAAATTGCTGTTTATCTCTATTCTCGGAGCCCAAGCAGTTGGACTGCGTGCACTCTTGTGTAAAGGAGCTTTGAGTAGCTTTAATTCAAGTCCCAACCCTTCCAGCTGTCTACATGAACTCACAAAATGCCCATGTTGTTAGGCAGCCACGCTCTCAAAACATTTGCTGTTCTTATCGCTCACTTGGTGGGAAAATAATACCACAGTATGAGGTGGACTCTAACCTCTTAGGGATGTTGTGAGCCTCATTGGAGAATCTCATCAGTCTTCCCTGTATTTCGATTCCCACGTTGAAGGCAGTTAGAAAGTCAAGGCCGCTTGGTTTGCTGTTGTTGGGCAGCATGTCGCTTATAGCCAGAAGGGCAGGCAGTACTGCTCCAGAGGGGTGGGTCGCAGGATGCCAAGTGTCATCAAAGTCCATTGAGTGTGCCTTTGGAAAATTCAAAACATTAAACATCTTAAACACAGATCTAACTCCTTCCTAATTGCAACTGTGGTATGATGGTTTCTAGTGCATGTGTATAGTAAAAAGCCTACTAAAGGCCTATTGACGTCTTCTCTAGGCTAGCCATAACACAGCGGAGGGGACAGAATGACCTGTGCATGACCACAGTTCCTATGAGCAAGACCCACTAACAGAGCATGTCTGAAGTCTGTCTAGTTTCGAAATGTCAAATACAAACCTCCTGATTAAACACACTGTTTATAGCAGACTCTCGTACTACAACAACAGGTTGAATTAAAGTGAGTTGACTTTTTTTTTATGGAATTAATGTTTGCTTTTTACATtactacacatacagtatgggTGGATATGTTTATGATTCCAAAATATGTCCAGAATGTTACAACACAAGATTATGACTTTACACTGCATTGCACTGGACATCCTCAAAAATACAGACATAAGGCTCAGTATGTCGATACTTACTGCCACTCCGTTGACAAAGGTGGCAAGGGTAGGAGAGAGCTTCACACCTTGGCGCCCATAGACGAAGCTGATGTCATCGGAGGCATACATGTGCTTTTGGAAGACAGTCAAAGACCGGTTAGTGGATTTAACTCTAAGAGCTAAATAAGTAAGAGCTGAATAAAAACATCCTATGTCAACATCTGCCTTAACCTGAAGGTTGAGACAGTAAACAGACATGAGCAGGAAATAAATGTATCCTGTAAATGTCATGTCATTAATCACGGGAGACTGGAATGAATGCTTCTACTTATAATTCTGTTTTTCATAAACAGTATTCATTAATATCATGGAAACAGACAGGTTATTTACTTCCTTGGCTGTCTTTGGGTATTACACAGACACTTGTTCACACATCGCTGATTAACTTGCCTGTTAAGATGATTGCATACAAAATG is from Triplophysa rosa linkage group LG13, Trosa_1v2, whole genome shotgun sequence and encodes:
- the irg1l gene encoding immunoresponsive gene 1, like isoform X1; its protein translation is MLSMVQRSVRHLSVISAARGFHKSALEVAERPSPDETVTSSFGRFIQSVQPRHLSPTVLQRSKRMVLDSIGVGLLGSTTEVFQLTLQHCQHMYASDDISFVYGRQGVKLSPTLATFVNGVAAHSMDFDDTWHPATHPSGAVLPALLAISDMLPNNSKPSGLDFLTAFNVGIEIQGRLMRFSNEAHNIPKRFHPPSVVGTLGSAAACARLLCLDRNQCSNALAIAASLAGAPMANAATQSKPLHIGNASRLGLEAALLASRGLEASPLVLDAVPGVAGFSAFYEDYAPHPISSPEEEDHSFLLERQDIAFKRFPAHLGMHWIADAAAIVHKTLVGLRGGSISPNVVQDILLRVPVSKYINRPLPESEHEARHSFQFNACTALLDGEVTVQSFHPEVLQRPELHALLSRVRLEHPHDNPANFNIMYGEVEVTLVSGDVLRGRCDTFYGHWRNPLCEETLRKKFRNNAGAVLAPERVEKLIEAVEDLEHLDDCKPLLAQLQ
- the irg1l gene encoding immunoresponsive gene 1, like isoform X2, with protein sequence MLSMRSVRHLSVISAARGFHKSALEVAERPSPDETVTSSFGRFIQSVQPRHLSPTVLQRSKRMVLDSIGVGLLGSTTEVFQLTLQHCQHMYASDDISFVYGRQGVKLSPTLATFVNGVAAHSMDFDDTWHPATHPSGAVLPALLAISDMLPNNSKPSGLDFLTAFNVGIEIQGRLMRFSNEAHNIPKRFHPPSVVGTLGSAAACARLLCLDRNQCSNALAIAASLAGAPMANAATQSKPLHIGNASRLGLEAALLASRGLEASPLVLDAVPGVAGFSAFYEDYAPHPISSPEEEDHSFLLERQDIAFKRFPAHLGMHWIADAAAIVHKTLVGLRGGSISPNVVQDILLRVPVSKYINRPLPESEHEARHSFQFNACTALLDGEVTVQSFHPEVLQRPELHALLSRVRLEHPHDNPANFNIMYGEVEVTLVSGDVLRGRCDTFYGHWRNPLCEETLRKKFRNNAGAVLAPERVEKLIEAVEDLEHLDDCKPLLAQLQ